The segment GTTCAAAACAGCCACCCACTCACGCTCGCTTTGGTATTTCGTGCTTAACATTCCTCCCATCACTTTGATAGCAAGCGGTAAACCACCACATTTTCTGATAATTTTCATCCCAACATCTTTCAGCTGATCTACCTACCAACAATATTTAAGATTAGTTATTGACaaataatttattcattttCATTTAACACAATTATGAAACATAATTAATTAGTGTTTTCATTATGAAACAATGATACATAATTAATTAGTGTGGTAATATAAATGTGGGCAATGTGCCAAGTTAAACTTTCAATTTTGCAGTATGAATTAAATGGCGTACTAGGTCTAGGAGTGTTTTCAGCTTTCAAATAGTTATCATTTTCAGCTTCATAGGCATTATTTTTCACCAAATAGAGGTGAATGTAATACTCAACCAAATCGTTTGTTATTTATCAAAAAGAAATTAACCTCATTTATGTGCACAGACCACTGTATGTGGAGGGGAGTACTATTGAATGAATTAAAGGTAGAGTTAACCGATCGATTGCTTAATTGCAAAGAATAAAATTAAAGTCTAACGTGGTTATGAGACTAACCTGATCAGACGGCGGTGGCAGCTGTTTCTTGAGCAAGGACCAAGCGTCCTCTTCGTCGAGTGGGCTGACGTGGTGCTGGTGGAAGGAGGCTCGCATCCGTTGAGCCAGGTCTTCTTTTCTTGTAGTGATTAGGACCCGGCTCCCCGGTTGATTATGGCTAGCATTCATGATTGGGACATTAAGCACATCGTTCCATGCATTCTCACTCCACACATCATCCATGACCAAGAGAAACTTGCCCGTGGACAGGATGTTGGTGAGGGTCCGCGTGAGGAGCGACTTTTCTTGCCTCTCATCATGGTGTCCCTCTGCATGCTTGATTGCTGTCCTCAACAGATCAGCATCGTCGAAGTGCTGGGTGATGCTTAGCCATATCTTCATTTTGAAATGCTCTTGGATGGTTGTCTCTTTGAAGATCTTCTGGGCAAGGGTGGTCTTTCCCATGCCGCCCATGCCCACGATGGACACCACCTTGATGCTGTGGTTTTCATGGGTGATCAGCACCTGGACAAGCTCCTTTGTatccttctcgatcttctcacCAACGATGTCCGATTCATTGAACTCTGATGTCATCTTCTGGGCGCTGGAGTGTAATTCAGCGTTAGTGGGCTTCATGGAACCGAGGTTGGTAATGAAGTTGAACTTAGCAGACTCGTTATGGATGTCATCCAGTCGCTGGTTTAGCTCCTTGATGCGGCTGCCAATCTTGTGTGCAAGCAAGGGATTATTCCACAGGCTGAAGAGCACTTGCTTTAAGAAACCAGGCAGCATCTCTTCCATCCTGCCGTAATTAGACTCCCTTCTCTTGTCAGCCTCGAGTTGACACAGGTCTAGGATGTCGGTAGCGTCGTACATGGCATCCTTGAGCTTCCTGACCCATCCTTGCACGCTCTGGTCGGTGATGCGCCTCCTCTCAGCATCAGCAAGGACGTCTTTGAGTTTTTCCATGTTGCCCTCAAGCTTCTTGATCTCGCCGGAGACACCCAACAGTACGTGCACCTCTTCTTCAGCCATGTCGGTGATCAGTTTCTTCACATAGGGTGCCAAGGCATCCAGGATGACTGCCATGACTCCAGTACGTCCTACATAAACAAGTAAATCATATATCACATCCGAATAATCACAACAGTCAAGGTAGCACTGAATCACCTTAAACTAAATCATAACAATTTGGATTGTCATCGATCACCACCATTGCTTCAGCCTTGGTTCTTGCCGTAAAAAAGTTAAAGCAATCAAAATCATTTCCGTCGTTAACTTTAGCTAAAGATTTTTACCA is part of the Phragmites australis chromosome 12, lpPhrAust1.1, whole genome shotgun sequence genome and harbors:
- the LOC133886994 gene encoding putative disease resistance protein RGA3 isoform X1; translation: MEEMLPGFLKQVLFSLWNNPLLAHKIGSRIKELNQRLDDIHNESAKFNFITNLGSMKPTNAELHSSAQKMTSEFNESDIVGEKIEKDTKELVQVLITHENHSIKVVSIVGMGGMGKTTLAQKIFKETTIQEHFKMKIWLSITQHFDDADLLRTAIKHAEGHHDERQEKSLLTRTLTNILSTGKFLLVMDDVWSENAWNDVLNVPIMNASHNQPGSRVLITTRKEDLAQRMRASFHQHHVSPLDEEDAWSLLKKQLPPPSDQVDQLKDVGMKIIRKCGGLPLAIKVMGGMLSTKYQSEREWVAVLNNPAWSVAGLPKDLDNRLYLSYQDLSPQLKQCFLYCSLFPKGTSIWQHQVIPMWISEGFIQPQPQEDDRLEEVATECYRELITRNLIEPTPRASTTGYECTMHDVVRSFAEFMAREESLVVVQR
- the LOC133886994 gene encoding putative disease resistance protein RGA3 isoform X2, translated to MEEMLPGFLKQVLFSLWNNPLLAHKIGSRIKELNQRLDDIHNESAKFNFITNLGSMKPTNAELHSSAQKMTSEFNESDIVGEKIEKDTKELVQVLITHENHSIKVVSIVGMGGMGKTTLAQKIFKETTIQEHFKMKIWLSITQHFDDADLLRTAIKHAEGHHDERQEKSLLTRTLTNILSTGKFLLVMDDVWSENAWNDVLNVPIMNASHNQPGSRVLITTRKEDLAQRMRASFHQHHVSPLDEEDAWSLLKKQLPPPSDQVDQLKDVGMKIIRKCGGLPLAIKVMGGMLSTKYQSEREWVAVLNNPAWSVAGLPKDLDNRLYLSYQDLSPQLKQCFLYCSLFPKGR